A single region of the Deltaproteobacteria bacterium genome encodes:
- a CDS encoding acyl-CoA dehydrogenase family protein, giving the protein MLSLKLGQSAEKLQLDFAKWLKANPPPAVVRRLDLESFVEISTKWQRQLASERWVAVHWPEEFGGRGLSLVEEALIQQMLAEVNSPQLINLFGITMVGPVLIEHGSQEQKKRFLSKILSAEEIWCQGFSEPQAGSDLASLGTRADRVQDGLRVFWRINGQKVWTSFAQYADWCFMLARTDVNARKHEGLSYFLVPMEASGICVKPLMQISGDDEFNEVFFEDVEVEQENIVGNLGDGWKIAISTLMYERVVLTFARHLQSHAALKDSAEVLRQLPNNDQSLASFGRLLAKNMAIRALAINHLIAYSEGATPGPEGSLDKLIWSETFQEICSFALELLGDWAPITGGADSVRDGIHQYRYLYSRGRTIAAGTSEIQRNIIAERILGLPRTAN; this is encoded by the coding sequence ATGTTGTCGTTAAAATTAGGACAATCGGCAGAGAAACTGCAGCTAGATTTTGCGAAGTGGCTCAAAGCTAATCCGCCACCGGCGGTGGTTAGGCGACTTGATTTGGAAAGTTTTGTAGAAATTAGCACTAAGTGGCAAAGGCAACTTGCCTCTGAGCGATGGGTCGCAGTGCACTGGCCAGAAGAGTTTGGCGGACGGGGTTTAAGTTTAGTCGAGGAGGCCTTAATTCAGCAAATGCTTGCTGAAGTCAATTCCCCACAGCTAATCAATTTGTTTGGCATAACGATGGTGGGGCCAGTTCTAATCGAGCACGGTAGCCAGGAGCAAAAGAAGCGGTTTCTTTCTAAGATTCTCTCGGCGGAAGAGATTTGGTGTCAGGGTTTTAGCGAGCCTCAAGCGGGAAGTGACTTGGCCTCGCTAGGTACTCGGGCCGATAGGGTTCAGGATGGTTTGCGCGTATTTTGGCGCATCAATGGACAAAAAGTTTGGACCAGCTTTGCTCAGTATGCTGACTGGTGTTTTATGTTGGCGAGAACAGATGTGAATGCTCGTAAACATGAGGGGCTTAGCTATTTTCTCGTTCCCATGGAGGCAAGTGGTATCTGCGTTAAGCCCTTAATGCAGATTTCTGGAGACGATGAGTTTAATGAAGTTTTTTTCGAGGATGTAGAAGTTGAGCAGGAAAATATAGTGGGGAACTTGGGGGATGGTTGGAAGATAGCCATATCTACGTTGATGTATGAGCGAGTTGTATTGACATTTGCCAGGCATCTGCAATCTCATGCCGCACTGAAAGACAGCGCTGAAGTGTTGCGGCAGTTACCCAATAACGATCAATCGCTCGCTAGCTTCGGGCGCTTGTTAGCTAAGAACATGGCAATTAGGGCGCTAGCCATCAACCATCTCATTGCCTATAGCGAGGGTGCTACTCCTGGGCCGGAGGGATCCTTGGACAAGCTAATCTGGAGTGAAACATTTCAAGAGATTTGCTCGTTTGCGTTAGAGCTTCTTGGGGATTGGGCCCCGATTACGGGAGGAGCTGACTCGGTCAGGGATGGCATACACCAGTATCGCTATCTCTACTCCCGAGGCCGAACTATTGCAGCGGGCACGTCGGAGATTCAGCGAAATATTATTGCCGAAAGGATTCTTGGGCTACCGCGTACGGCTAATTAG
- the zwf gene encoding glucose-6-phosphate dehydrogenase yields the protein MTNPFKSSELTSLRELPPCAVVIFGASGDLTSRKLVPALYNLFVDGLLPKQFEVIGVARRDMSGEAFVQVLEESLKAHSRRKLSDKAAWQTFSSHVSYLSSEFDAPKGYALLKEKLEALDRESGIQHDRIFYLATSPDYFEIIPKQLSVAGLLNSEHVFSSESPGLARVIIEKPFGHDLASGRGLNRALASYAREDQIYRIDHYLGKETVQNLLVFRFSNGIFEPIWNHKYISHVEISVCESVGVGNRAGYFDRAGILRDIVQNHVMQLLCLVALEPPVAFEADAVRDEKVKVLRSVRVIPQSEVSQKAVRGRYLAGHIAGKDVPGYLAEPGVSEDSVTETFAAMELMIDNWRWAGVPFFIRAGKRLPKRVTEISVHFHKVPLTLFSGEEVDVLRPNILSFQIQPDEGISLKISAKPPGPKVQVQPVNMEFSYGTSFGVEPPEAYERLLLDCMRKDATLFTRNDEIEESWKIVMPILGAWSDKGYTSCPVYGYKAGTWGPVAADELISKRVGISGWRRL from the coding sequence ATGACTAATCCATTTAAGTCGAGCGAATTGACATCATTGCGGGAGTTGCCACCTTGTGCCGTTGTAATCTTCGGGGCTTCAGGAGATTTGACCAGCCGCAAACTGGTTCCTGCACTGTACAATTTGTTTGTAGACGGTTTATTGCCAAAGCAATTTGAAGTGATTGGAGTCGCTCGTCGCGATATGTCCGGCGAGGCCTTTGTCCAAGTCCTCGAGGAGTCATTAAAAGCACATTCGCGAAGGAAGCTAAGCGATAAGGCCGCCTGGCAAACTTTTTCATCACATGTCTCTTACCTCTCAAGCGAGTTCGATGCGCCAAAGGGCTATGCGCTATTAAAGGAAAAATTAGAGGCGCTCGATCGAGAGTCTGGAATTCAACACGACCGCATCTTCTATCTAGCGACATCACCGGATTATTTTGAGATTATACCTAAGCAGTTATCGGTTGCTGGCCTTCTCAATTCCGAGCACGTTTTTTCTTCGGAGTCGCCCGGGCTTGCTCGCGTCATTATAGAAAAACCCTTTGGTCACGATCTCGCTTCGGGACGAGGGTTGAATAGGGCATTAGCTAGTTATGCGCGAGAAGATCAGATATATCGAATAGATCACTATTTGGGCAAAGAAACGGTTCAGAATTTGCTAGTTTTTCGCTTTTCGAATGGCATATTTGAGCCAATCTGGAATCACAAATATATCTCGCATGTGGAAATATCTGTTTGCGAATCGGTGGGTGTCGGAAACAGGGCAGGGTATTTCGATCGCGCAGGTATCCTTCGCGACATTGTGCAGAATCACGTGATGCAGCTCCTGTGTTTGGTTGCACTCGAGCCACCAGTGGCGTTTGAAGCCGATGCCGTCCGCGATGAGAAGGTAAAGGTCTTGCGCTCAGTGCGAGTTATCCCTCAATCGGAAGTGTCGCAGAAGGCTGTTCGAGGTCGCTATCTGGCAGGTCATATAGCTGGTAAAGACGTTCCCGGATATTTGGCGGAACCAGGGGTAAGTGAGGATTCGGTCACGGAAACCTTTGCCGCTATGGAACTAATGATCGATAACTGGAGATGGGCAGGGGTTCCCTTTTTTATTAGGGCCGGAAAACGCCTTCCCAAAAGGGTTACAGAGATATCGGTTCACTTTCACAAAGTCCCGCTTACGCTTTTTTCTGGGGAAGAGGTCGACGTATTGCGGCCAAACATCCTATCGTTCCAGATTCAACCAGATGAAGGCATATCCCTTAAGATTAGTGCAAAACCTCCCGGCCCAAAAGTTCAGGTGCAGCCGGTAAATATGGAATTTAGTTATGGAACCTCTTTTGGCGTGGAGCCGCCAGAGGCGTATGAGAGGTTATTGCTCGATTGCATGCGCAAAGACGCAACCCTGTTTACTAGAAATGACGAGATAGAGGAATCGTGGAAAATAGTAATGCCAATACTGGGCGCTTGGAGCGATAAGGGTTATACTTCTTGTCCGGTTTATGGCTACAAGGCAGGAACTTGGGGCCCAGTCGCAGCTGATGAGCTCATTTCCAAGCGCGTTGGCATTAGCGGGTGGAGGCGCTTGTAG
- the gnd gene encoding decarboxylating 6-phosphogluconate dehydrogenase, whose product MQIAFVGLGKMGANMVRRLIRGGHEVVGYDMNAATVSELQNEDMIAADGLAGLVKALNRPRVVWMMVPAGKIVDETIASLIPLLDAEDILIDGGNSRYTDTIERELKLRSKNIYYLDAGTSGGVWGLKVGYCLMVGGDKKAVDIVSPVFKTLAPENGFLHVGPSGAGHYAKMIHNGIEYGIMQAYAEGFDLLESSRFEFDLPSISQLWNQGSVIRSWLLELIAAALKEDPKLEELKGYVSDSGEGRWTVQESIDLAVPAPVITASLQARFRSRRENTFSDRLLAAMRNQFGGHAVKK is encoded by the coding sequence ATGCAGATAGCTTTTGTGGGCTTGGGTAAAATGGGCGCCAATATGGTGCGGCGGTTGATTCGCGGAGGACATGAAGTTGTTGGCTACGATATGAACGCAGCCACTGTTTCTGAACTCCAAAATGAGGATATGATAGCAGCGGATGGGCTTGCAGGTCTGGTAAAAGCTCTGAATAGGCCACGAGTAGTTTGGATGATGGTGCCAGCAGGAAAGATTGTAGACGAAACTATTGCTTCCTTAATCCCATTGCTAGATGCGGAGGATATTTTAATTGATGGCGGCAATAGCCGCTATACTGATACGATAGAGCGAGAACTAAAGCTTAGGTCTAAAAACATTTACTATTTAGATGCAGGGACTAGTGGGGGGGTGTGGGGATTAAAGGTGGGTTATTGCCTGATGGTAGGCGGAGATAAAAAGGCCGTCGATATCGTTAGCCCAGTATTTAAAACCTTGGCTCCGGAAAATGGTTTCTTGCACGTTGGGCCGAGCGGTGCTGGGCATTATGCAAAAATGATTCATAACGGAATCGAATATGGCATTATGCAGGCCTACGCCGAAGGTTTTGATTTGCTTGAGAGCTCGAGGTTTGAGTTCGATTTGCCGTCTATATCGCAGTTGTGGAACCAGGGCAGCGTAATTCGCTCATGGCTGTTAGAGCTAATTGCGGCAGCACTTAAGGAGGATCCAAAGCTCGAAGAGCTAAAAGGTTATGTTTCAGATTCTGGCGAAGGAAGGTGGACAGTGCAGGAGTCAATCGATCTCGCGGTTCCAGCGCCAGTCATCACGGCCTCACTGCAGGCGCGATTTAGGTCGCGTCGGGAGAATACTTTTAGCGATAGACTTCTTGCAGCTATGCGAAATCAATTTGGGGGCCATGCCGTTAAAAAATGA
- a CDS encoding glucose-6-phosphate dehydrogenase assembly protein OpcA, with amino-acid sequence MTSDKPGGCPEKSSSLLHRYFQVDLDKVESALRAIWRQTAERDFAEDSERAKSLQSSPRVRAIFSNIIFLCSSEKTGVEHDVDELIGELCIAHPSRFFVVEFSAEKNYSDANKSVLPIETFVSSRCALAHSGAHVCSEEVYIRTSREGFAGIPSLLLGLLVADVSAVMVLNCDPFFPCGSKGRRSCEDGSGVMELFSLLWPICDRVIYDSRQFSKYLSNGPRFIEHVGSLCKRAREEDGIVGASGCAGSLENSGHGNLGVRDLSWVRLKGFCDSVAGLFELPREQGAVRRIVRVVIVCSQLSDEFVELPSDACLLGAWILSRLGFTPTTVRKISGEPRGFEVLSRNLSGSEELKVIFCSRGDSIDNSFSACVDEVIFDFAADTRVPSARVARGEALSKLDISLARILVSEIRASGDGDELAIISTMVHKLGELMA; translated from the coding sequence GTGACTAGCGACAAGCCGGGCGGATGTCCGGAAAAGAGTTCCTCGCTCTTGCATCGATATTTCCAAGTCGATTTAGACAAAGTCGAGTCGGCCTTAAGAGCTATCTGGCGACAGACCGCCGAGCGAGATTTTGCAGAAGATTCCGAACGCGCAAAAAGCCTTCAGTCCAGCCCGCGCGTTAGGGCAATATTTTCGAATATTATTTTTCTTTGCTCATCGGAGAAAACGGGTGTCGAGCACGATGTAGACGAGTTAATTGGAGAGCTTTGCATTGCACATCCCTCGCGTTTTTTTGTAGTCGAGTTCTCGGCGGAAAAAAATTACAGCGATGCGAACAAAAGTGTTTTGCCAATCGAGACGTTTGTCTCATCGCGTTGCGCGTTGGCACATTCTGGAGCACACGTTTGTTCGGAGGAAGTCTACATAAGGACTAGTCGGGAGGGTTTCGCTGGAATTCCGAGCTTGCTTTTGGGGCTGTTAGTAGCAGATGTGTCGGCAGTCATGGTGCTAAATTGCGATCCATTTTTCCCTTGTGGCAGCAAAGGGCGTCGTAGCTGCGAAGATGGAAGTGGAGTAATGGAGTTGTTTTCTCTTCTGTGGCCCATCTGCGATCGCGTAATATATGATTCGCGGCAGTTCTCTAAATACCTTAGCAATGGGCCAAGGTTTATTGAGCATGTTGGTAGTCTATGTAAAAGGGCTCGCGAGGAGGATGGTATTGTCGGAGCGTCTGGTTGTGCAGGCAGTTTGGAAAACTCTGGACATGGCAATCTGGGTGTGCGCGACCTTAGCTGGGTGAGGCTTAAGGGATTTTGCGATTCTGTAGCTGGCCTTTTTGAGCTCCCTAGAGAGCAGGGAGCAGTGAGACGCATTGTGCGAGTGGTGATTGTTTGTAGCCAGTTGTCGGATGAATTTGTTGAATTGCCGTCTGATGCGTGTTTGCTGGGTGCTTGGATTTTAAGTCGACTTGGATTTACTCCGACAACTGTAAGGAAAATTAGTGGAGAGCCGAGAGGTTTTGAGGTATTAAGCCGCAATCTTTCTGGTTCCGAGGAACTCAAAGTCATTTTTTGTTCTCGTGGAGATAGTATAGATAATAGTTTTAGCGCCTGCGTGGACGAAGTTATATTCGATTTTGCGGCCGATACGAGAGTGCCAAGTGCAAGAGTTGCAAGGGGAGAGGCCTTATCCAAATTAGATATTTCGCTAGCGCGTATTTTAGTTTCGGAAATAAGAGCTTCTGGCGATGGCGATGAGTTAGCTATAATTTCAACAATGGTGCATAAACTGGGCGAGTTGATGGCGTAA
- the tal gene encoding transaldolase, whose product MAVNALKQLTELGQSVWYDNISRDMIADGTLKSLIENYSVRGLTSNPSIFNMAIGGSAIYDNQIKSARKNGLDTNHIFEQLAVKDIGDAADIMAPIFKSSEGNDGFVSIEVSPLLAHDTKESVVEAKRLHSALSRPNIMIKIPGTQNGLPAVRELLEEGINVNITLLFSVENYRQVAITYCEALEARIKKGLPVDKVRSVASFFVSRVDSAIDAKLQKIIDGADAARGKRAKELLGQFGIANSKLAYLAFKEIFHGDRFKALRDKGASVQRPLWASTSTKNPNYRDVMYVETLIGPETVNTMPHATLEAFADHGIATLTLDKMVAEAKAVKDSLEDLDIDTHKVLQDLQVDGVKKFEESFLAIGETISKKIAE is encoded by the coding sequence ATGGCTGTTAATGCACTTAAACAATTGACTGAACTTGGCCAAAGTGTCTGGTACGATAACATTAGTAGAGATATGATTGCCGATGGGACTCTTAAATCCCTAATAGAAAACTATTCAGTAAGGGGGCTCACATCGAACCCCAGCATTTTTAATATGGCCATTGGCGGCAGTGCTATATACGATAATCAAATTAAGTCGGCGCGCAAGAATGGCTTAGATACTAACCATATTTTTGAACAACTCGCCGTAAAAGATATCGGCGATGCAGCAGATATAATGGCGCCGATCTTTAAATCTAGTGAGGGCAACGACGGTTTTGTTAGTATCGAAGTCTCGCCACTCTTGGCACATGACACTAAAGAATCTGTTGTCGAGGCTAAGCGACTTCACTCGGCTCTCTCTAGACCCAATATTATGATAAAAATACCTGGGACTCAAAACGGTTTGCCGGCTGTTAGAGAATTACTGGAAGAGGGAATTAACGTAAATATCACTCTATTGTTCTCAGTGGAAAACTACCGACAGGTGGCTATCACTTATTGCGAGGCACTAGAAGCCAGGATTAAAAAGGGCTTGCCAGTGGATAAAGTGCGCTCAGTTGCAAGCTTCTTTGTAAGTCGAGTTGATTCCGCTATAGATGCAAAGCTACAGAAAATTATAGACGGCGCTGATGCCGCACGGGGCAAACGGGCTAAGGAATTACTAGGGCAGTTTGGCATAGCAAACTCAAAACTTGCCTATCTAGCATTTAAGGAAATATTTCATGGTGATCGGTTTAAAGCTTTGAGAGACAAAGGAGCAAGCGTTCAGAGACCTTTATGGGCAAGTACGAGCACAAAAAATCCAAACTATAGAGATGTGATGTACGTAGAAACTCTCATTGGACCAGAAACAGTTAACACTATGCCGCATGCTACGCTCGAGGCATTCGCAGATCATGGCATTGCGACCTTAACTCTGGATAAGATGGTCGCGGAGGCAAAGGCAGTAAAGGACTCTCTAGAAGACTTAGACATTGATACTCATAAAGTGCTTCAGGATTTGCAGGTCGATGGCGTAAAGAAATTCGAAGAGTCTTTTTTGGCAATTGGTGAGACCATCTCTAAAAAGATTGCTGAGTAA